TCTGAATCAGCATTTATTGCTGGATGAATCGCAATTGGTCTAGCAATTGCGATAATTTCGCTATTTTTGATTGTAAATTACGGACTTTTAGGAATTGTTGCAACAATTTCACTTTCACTTTATGTCTTTTTGACATTACTTTTTTTCACAATTGTTCGAGGTGAATATTCTCCAATAACCATTTCAGCACTTGTTGTTGGAATTGGGATGAATATTGATGCAAATGTCATTAGTTTTGAACTATTTAAATCGAGAATTTATGCCGGTAATTCAGCAATAAAAGCAAACTCCCAGGCTAATCGGACCTCTTTTAATGCAATTATTGACTCAAATGTTACAACACTAATAGCTGCACTTGTTTTGTTCTTTTTTGGAACCAAAAATGTAAAAAGTTTCTCAATTACTCTTATTTTTTCAATTGTCTTTACACTAATAGTGACAATTGGATTTACAAAATTTTTCACAAGCTTTATTCTTAAAGCTGATTATTTCCAAAAAAGTAACAGATTTTGACTTTTAGGTATAAAAAATTATTACTTGAAAAAATATGAACGGGGTTACCAATCAGTTTATTCACGAATTAATTATGAAAAAATTTATAAATATTCTAGATGAACTCCGCTTGTTTTGTTTGTAGGTTCGCTAGTGGTTTTTGCAACTTTTGCCGGAATTTATAAGTCTTTTGGTTCAGGGTTTAATTTAGCTATTGACTTTAGTGGTGGTACAAACTTATTAATTGAAACATCAAATTCAAGTTTTGATTTGATAAACCAAGAAAAAGCTAATAAAATAATTGATTTTTTAAATTCACATAATATTAATAGTACAAATTCACTAATAATGTTAAATCCTTTAAACGAGTCATCTTCTGTTTTTAATATTGAAGTCAAAACCCAATTAGATTTAGCTTCCAGACTTTCGACCCTTAATTCAGAAATTCAAAGTAATTTTTCAAATATTCGAATGACAAATTATTCAATTTCAAATGAAGAAGCACAAAAATTAATTTTTAATGCAATACTTTCAGTTGGCTTAGCACTTGTTTTTGTAAGTATTTTTACACTGATTAGATTTAAATGAACTTTTTCATTTGCAATTATTCTTTCTCAATTATTTAATGTTTTAATGGTCTTTTCTGCGATTATTATTACTCGAATTCAAATATCGCAAAATTTAGTTGTTGCAATTTTAACTCTAATTGGTTATACCGTAAATGATACAATTGTTGTCTTTGACCGTATTAAGACAAAATTTAGCGAAACAAATCACGTTGATGTTTACAAAAGTGAAAAAATTAACCAAATTTCATTAGAGGCAATTAAAGACACAGCTAAAAGATCTATTTTTACATCTCTAACAACAATTTTTACAATCATAGTTTTAATGATTTTTTATGAGTCAATTGATGTAGTTTTCAGTTTAACAATGCTTATAGGTGTTATAATCGGAACATATTCTTCATTATTTGTCGCAACTAGAATATGAAATAAATTAGAAGCATATCGAAACTATAAAAAACAAAAAAGAATTAACGCTAAATACTGAAATATCCAAAAAGTTCATGAACAAACATTTGCAAGCATTAATGACTATGAGAAATAAGCAACCAAAAATTAAAATAATTACTAAAAAGCATCTATTTTAATTTTTGGTTTTTATTTTGTTAAAATTTTCTATGGTTTAAAATTAAAGGTTAAAAATGAAATTATTCTTAAATTCAAGTCCTAAGGGTACTTATGATATTGTTGAGCAAGAAAGTGAAATATTCCTAAAAATACGTAATATTTTTTTTCAATATGCTAGAAAATTTAATTTCTCATATATTGAAACGCCAATTTTTGAGTATTCAGAAGTTTTCGAAAAAACTAGCCAAGATTCAGATGTAGTAACTAAAGAACTCTATAAATTTTTAGATAAATCAAATCGACAATTAGCTTTAAGACCCGAGGGAACTGCACCAATTATGCGGGCAATTTGACAGCACAAATTGCACCAAGTTGAAAAAAAATTTTTTTATTTTGGTCCCATGTTTCGCTATGAAAAGCCACAAAAAGGACGTTTTCGTCAGTTTTATCAAGCCGGATTTGAAATTACTAACTATAAGTCAGAGTCATTTTCTTTACAGATTTTAGAAGTTATTCTTTTAGTTATTAAAATTCTTGAAAATCTTAAAATTCAAAACTACCAACTTAAAATTAATTACCTTTCAAATTCACAAACAAGACAAGAATATTCTAATGCTTTAAGTCAATATTTTGAAAAATATATCGATAAACTTGAGGCTATTTCTAAATTACGACTCAGGAATAATCCTTTGAGAATTCTTGATGACAAGATAGAATCTTTGAAAGATTTTGTTAAATCATCCCCAAAAATAAGCGACTTTTGATCAGTTGAGGACAAGAAAAATTTCAACTCAATAATTTCAATTTTTGAAAAATTTAAAATTAATTACGTGGTTGATTATTCTTTAGTTCGAGGACTTGATTATTATGATGAATTTGTTTTTGAATTTATTGATAATGACAAAATTTTAGGTTCAAAATTAACTTTTGCTGGTGGAGGATGTTATAATAATTTACCACAAAAATTTGGCATGGCTAATTTTAAAAGTATCGGGGTTGCCTTTGGAATTGAGCGTCTAATAGAAATTTTTAAATCTAATTCCCCTACTAAATTAACAAATTTAGATTTTTATTTAATCGGGTTTAGTCAAGATGAAATTCTTAAAAATTTTGAACTTGCAATTTTACTTCGCGAGCAAAATTTTCAAGTTGATTTAAATAAATCGCCCCTATCAATTAAAGATGGATTTCAAAAAGCAAAAAAATCAGGCGCAAAATTTGCTTTTTTCTTTGAAAAAGACGAACAACCTGGCCAAATATCAATCAAAAATCTGCAAACATCTATTAATAAAGTCATTTCACTTTTAAATATTGATTTTGAATTTTTAAGAACAATTATAGACGGAGAAACTCATGTATAATTCAAAAAATTTATCCAAAGAACAAATTGGAAATATAGTTTCAATTCAAGGCTGAGTCCAAAATATTCGTAAAATTAAAAGTAAAACCTTTGTGGTAATCCGTGATTATCACGGAATTTTTCAAGTAATTATTGATGAAAATACCAAAAAAGTGGACAAATACTCAAAAGAATCTGTTGTGCGTGTTGAAGGCGTTTTATCACTAAGAAGTAATCCAAACACAAAAATTCATAACGGTGATCTTGAAATAAATGCAATAAATTTTGAAACACTTTCATTTTCGCAGCCAATTCCGTTTGAAATTCATAATGAGGCTCATGCCAATGAAGATTTACGTTTGGAATACCGATTTTTAGATTTACGTCGGGAAGTAATGCAGAAAAATTTGACTTTTCGTTATAGAGTTTTTCACTATATTCGCTCTTTCCTTTTTGAAAATAATTTTATTGAAATTGAAACTCCGATTTTGTCAAAATCAACACCTGAAGGAGCAAGATCCTTTTTAGTTCCTACTCGCCAAAAAGGAAAATTCTTTGCCTTACCGCAGTCACCTCAAATTTATAAGCAACTTCTAATGGTTTCTGGATTTGAAAAATACTTCCAATTTGCGCGCGTCTTTCGTGATGAGGACCTAAGAAAGGACCGTCAATTTGAATTTTGTCAACTAGATTTAGAATTTGGCTTTAGTAATTTTGAGCAAATCTCCAATCAAATTGAAAACCTTATAAAATATTTGTGAGAAAAAATTTACTCTAATTCAGAAATTGAATTTCCGCGGCTTGACTATGATTTTGTAATTGACAAATATGGAACCGATAAACCTGACTTGCGATTTGAAAATAAATTATTTTCTCTTGATTTTCTTGATGGTCAAGACCCGCTTTTCCAAGGTAAAACGCGCGGAATTTTTCTTGAAAATGTTTTAATTTCAAAAGCAGATTACCGAATTTTTTCTGAAAAAATAAGCCAACATAATGCAAACAGACTTTTATATGTTCATATTGAATCTGGCAAAATTTCGTATTTTTCTTTTAAAACTGATGAATCTGCCTTGAAATCTAAGCTTGAAAGTTGACTATTAGACAACAATTATCAAAATGGAACTTTATTTTTAATTTCTGATAGTTATCAAGAAACATCATTAGCTCTTGGTGCTTTGAGAAATTTATTAGCACAAAAATACGACCTTATTATTAATAAAAATGAATTTAAATTTGCCTGAATTATTAACTGACCACTTTTTGAACTTGATTCAAATCAGCAAATAACTTCCGCTCACCACCCCTTTACGGCGCCTGTTGCTGAAAATATTGAATTTTTAGATACTGACCCTATAAAAGTTCGCGCTCAATCTTATGATCTTGTGCTTAATGGTTTTGAACTTGGTTCTGGCTCAATAAGAATTAATAATTCTGAATTACAAAGCAAAATTTTTAGAATTTTAGGTCTTAATCAAGAACAGATTAACCTTCAATTTGGCAGTCTCTTAAAAGCTTTTAATTTTGGAGTTCCACCTCATGGAGGCTTTGCTTTTGGGCTTGACCGTCTAATTATGATTTTATTACAAACAAACTCGATTCGTGATGTTATTGCTTTCCCAGTAAATTCAAAAGGCTTGGACTTATTGCTAAATTCACCTTCATCAATAAATCCTGAGTCATTATCTGAATACAATATCAAAATTAGCGACACAGATAAAGAATAATTTCTAAAAAAGCTTACAAATTTTGAATAAATAGACAAATTAGAATATTAATTTAAGCAAAAAGCAACTAATTTTTCCCGAGTTTCCCAGTTTCAAATAAATCAAACTAAAAAAGTTAAAATTTTAACTTAAAAAGCAAAATGATGAAATTTTTAAACTACTTTTTTAGTTTAAACACTAATAAAAACCATAAAAAATACAACTACTATTTAAACTCAATGCAAATAGAAAACTCGTTTTTATTTAAATTGAGCCTAAAAAAATATATGAAGTTTTGAAAGAACAATAATCAAAAGCCTTAATTTGTAGATTTCTAAACGGTTAAATTTAAGGCATTCCATCATATTAAAAATATAATGGATAATTCGCTTTTTCTGATTTTTTTATAACAAAAACATAACTAATTCCTTCCTTATTCAATATCAAAATTTATTAATTTATTCTTAGTAAGATTTATTATAGCATAATTTTATTTTTGACCAAACATTTTTTTTTTTTTTTTCAAAGGGTTGTTTTTAAAATAATAAAAATTAAGAGTTTAGGTCAAAAAAACACGGATTTATTGGTATTTTTGCACATTTATATTCAATAAAAAGTGAATTTTACCATAAAACTGGGAAACCCAGGATTTAAGCAAAAAGCAACTAATTTTTGCTTTTAAAATAGCAAAAAATTCCTAAAGAATTAAGCTTTGAACAGCTTTAAATCTTTAGGAATTTATTATAAATAACAAAGAGATTTTCCTGAAACAATCCCAAATTTTCTTTCACTAAAGCAACAAAAGGTAAATTTTTGCAAATTTAGTCTTAACTATATAAGTCAAATTCAAAAATTAGAATTGCTCAAATTTTAGCAATTTAATTACCGGTTTACGATAACTTAGTCAAGAAATTATTAGGTAAATTACCGAAATAGACCCAAACATTATAAGTCATATTATTATAAGTAAAGCCCCAACTTGGCTCAGCGAGGGTAGTAAAATATCTTGACCAATTATTGCGGTATAAATTTTACCCATTGACGGAATGAAAACAACTGAATTAATAAATAAAATAAAAAGTGAAATTATAATAATATTTAGTCAATGGTAAAAGAAAATTTGTCAGGTTTTAGCATTTAGTGCCTTTAGGATTCCAATTAATTTCATTTTTGAATCACTCAGGTTTTTAGCATAAAAGACTGTCTGAATTAGTAAAATTATAATAAATAAAACTAAAATAGCACCAATAACTATATTTGTAAATGATTGTGTATTTAAGATTGATTTTGTTATGCCACCTAGAGACGATTGGGTTTCAAATTCTTTGTTGTTTTTAGCAAAGTTTTCAATATTATTAGCTAAATCATCATCAATTTTAAAATACAGTTTCAATACTCAAGGGTCAATTTTTTCTGGCTTATTGTTGTCAAGATTTTCATTTGGCGGCCCACTATTTTTTTGCACAGGTTTTGCTGATTCAAAAAATTTATGATGTAAAAAGCTAAAATTTAGTCTGTCTAAAGTAGACAAACTACTTATACCAACTACTTTTAGATCTACGGCTGTGTTGCGAAAACTTGAGACACTAATTTTTTGATTGTTCGGTTTTTCTATATTAAATTTTGTTGCCAGCGATTTTGAAATTATTACTTCATCTTTGTTTTGAATGTTTCTGCCTACTAAATTTTTGTTGTCAAAAATAAATCTTTTTTTAAAAAAATCACTTTCATCAATATAGTCAACAGAAGAATCAAACTCTACTTTATCGCCATAAGTGAAAGTAACCTTAGGAAAGGTAAAAATAGGAACAATTTTTACAATTTTTGGGTTATCTTCTTGAAGTTTTGTGATTTCATTAGTAGAAAATGTGTTTATTTCTGCATTTGGTTTTTTGGTTATTACAACCGAATCTAATTGATATTCAATCGTGTTTTGCAAATTAGTGCTGCTAATATTTAAATTTAAGACCCCAAATAATAATGTCCCAAAAAAACTGGTTAAAAAAAGCAATAAAAATAAAATACTTGAAGTAAGTTTTGATTTAAAATCAGTAATTGTTAATAAAAAACCTGTCTTAAATTCCTGTTTAATTTTTGAAAGTTTTGAATTTTTAGCGGTATTTTGATAATTTAAATCGCCGTTTTTAGAAATTAATGACTGATTTTGGCTATTTTTGTCAAAAATTTCCTCAGTAATTTTGTTTTTTTCAATATAAACAATTTTGTCGGCATATTTTTTTGCTAAATCAAGGTTATGGCTGACTACTAAAATAGTTTTATTTTTGGAAATATTAGTTAAATTTTCAAATACAATTTTTGCATTTTCAATATCTAAATTTCTTGTTGGTTCGTCAAGTAATATAAAACTACTATCGCGTGAAAGTGAACGTAAAATTGCAATTCTTTGCCTTTCACCCCCAGATAAATTATTTACTTTTTGTTCAAGTTGTTCAGTTTTTATCGACATTAAATTTGCATTTTGATTTAATGCATTTTTGTCTAAAAGTTTATTTATTACATTATTTCCTATTAAAATATTGTCATTAGATGTAATTTTTTCAATTAAATTAAAATCTTGAAAAACAACATCAACTAATGGTTTTTTAATTTCAGAACCATTTTCATCAAAAAAAGAAATGTTTCCACTATCTTTTTTTG
The sequence above is a segment of the Mesomycoplasma ovipneumoniae genome. Coding sequences within it:
- the secDF gene encoding protein translocase subunit SecDF, producing MKIRSFFARLFSLNSWKRFFLAFLTFSFLGSGVFLVSNYYISQNINRSIEYGGGAEVLVQVKTLDGKIPSSKVVQEADSAIFQRLTGGANLNGTNVFTEGEGRIRISRNKISNNRELEQFIEEIVNKPTLTITDVNTNPLFFDGKFETNLSLENGDESNWLVPFAPGSALSQPNPQNPSSNQVLIELKDNNAQLEWTKATEHISKLPRGQNRILIWSNVSELKKIAQEKFPLQWERANKNIYNFLHVGEKTTPDFLPDRKILQPSLKKFQIDAKRYLISDATVSQALNGKSFVITGNFSPQEAKQLALDINYGTADYKLDFLSASFVSKTKSESAFIAGWIAIGLAIAIISLFLIVNYGLLGIVATISLSLYVFLTLLFFTIVRGEYSPITISALVVGIGMNIDANVISFELFKSRIYAGNSAIKANSQANRTSFNAIIDSNVTTLIAALVLFFFGTKNVKSFSITLIFSIVFTLIVTIGFTKFFTSFILKADYFQKSNRFWLLGIKNYYLKKYERGYQSVYSRINYEKIYKYSRWTPLVLFVGSLVVFATFAGIYKSFGSGFNLAIDFSGGTNLLIETSNSSFDLINQEKANKIIDFLNSHNINSTNSLIMLNPLNESSSVFNIEVKTQLDLASRLSTLNSEIQSNFSNIRMTNYSISNEEAQKLIFNAILSVGLALVFVSIFTLIRFKWTFSFAIILSQLFNVLMVFSAIIITRIQISQNLVVAILTLIGYTVNDTIVVFDRIKTKFSETNHVDVYKSEKINQISLEAIKDTAKRSIFTSLTTIFTIIVLMIFYESIDVVFSLTMLIGVIIGTYSSLFVATRIWNKLEAYRNYKKQKRINAKYWNIQKVHEQTFASINDYEK
- the hisS gene encoding histidine--tRNA ligase — its product is MKLFLNSSPKGTYDIVEQESEIFLKIRNIFFQYARKFNFSYIETPIFEYSEVFEKTSQDSDVVTKELYKFLDKSNRQLALRPEGTAPIMRAIWQHKLHQVEKKFFYFGPMFRYEKPQKGRFRQFYQAGFEITNYKSESFSLQILEVILLVIKILENLKIQNYQLKINYLSNSQTRQEYSNALSQYFEKYIDKLEAISKLRLRNNPLRILDDKIESLKDFVKSSPKISDFWSVEDKKNFNSIISIFEKFKINYVVDYSLVRGLDYYDEFVFEFIDNDKILGSKLTFAGGGCYNNLPQKFGMANFKSIGVAFGIERLIEIFKSNSPTKLTNLDFYLIGFSQDEILKNFELAILLREQNFQVDLNKSPLSIKDGFQKAKKSGAKFAFFFEKDEQPGQISIKNLQTSINKVISLLNIDFEFLRTIIDGETHV
- the aspS gene encoding aspartate--tRNA ligase — translated: MYNSKNLSKEQIGNIVSIQGWVQNIRKIKSKTFVVIRDYHGIFQVIIDENTKKVDKYSKESVVRVEGVLSLRSNPNTKIHNGDLEINAINFETLSFSQPIPFEIHNEAHANEDLRLEYRFLDLRREVMQKNLTFRYRVFHYIRSFLFENNFIEIETPILSKSTPEGARSFLVPTRQKGKFFALPQSPQIYKQLLMVSGFEKYFQFARVFRDEDLRKDRQFEFCQLDLEFGFSNFEQISNQIENLIKYLWEKIYSNSEIEFPRLDYDFVIDKYGTDKPDLRFENKLFSLDFLDGQDPLFQGKTRGIFLENVLISKADYRIFSEKISQHNANRLLYVHIESGKISYFSFKTDESALKSKLESWLLDNNYQNGTLFLISDSYQETSLALGALRNLLAQKYDLIINKNEFKFAWIINWPLFELDSNQQITSAHHPFTAPVAENIEFLDTDPIKVRAQSYDLVLNGFELGSGSIRINNSELQSKIFRILGLNQEQINLQFGSLLKAFNFGVPPHGGFAFGLDRLIMILLQTNSIRDVIAFPVNSKGLDLLLNSPSSINPESLSEYNIKISDTDKE
- a CDS encoding ABC transporter ATP-binding protein, whose product is MIKIQNLTKKIDDRFIFSSLNLEIPSNKVTFVVGESGIGKTTLINLIGGFTKKDSGNISFFDENGSEIKKPLVDVVFQDFNLIEKITSNDNILIGNNVINKLLDKNALNQNANLMSIKTEQLEQKVNNLSGGERQRIAILRSLSRDSSFILLDEPTRNLDIENAKIVFENLTNISKNKTILVVSHNLDLAKKYADKIVYIEKNKITEEIFDKNSQNQSLISKNGDLNYQNTAKNSKLSKIKQEFKTGFLLTITDFKSKLTSSILFLLLFLTSFFGTLLFGVLNLNISSTNLQNTIEYQLDSVVITKKPNAEINTFSTNEITKLQEDNPKIVKIVPIFTFPKVTFTYGDKVEFDSSVDYIDESDFFKKRFIFDNKNLVGRNIQNKDEVIISKSLATKFNIEKPNNQKISVSSFRNTAVDLKVVGISSLSTLDRLNFSFLHHKFFESAKPVQKNSGPPNENLDNNKPEKIDPWVLKLYFKIDDDLANNIENFAKNNKEFETQSSLGGITKSILNTQSFTNIVIGAILVLFIIILLIQTVFYAKNLSDSKMKLIGILKALNAKTWQIFFYHWLNIIIISLFILFINSVVFIPSMGKIYTAIIGQDILLPSLSQVGALLIIIWLIMFGSISVIYLIISWLSYRKPVIKLLKFEQF